A genomic window from Streptomyces brevispora includes:
- a CDS encoding Uma2 family endonuclease: MCAAAVEHPCDGEPDRPERPEPESLLESANRLSEQLPGHRVEIIGDVITVAPSPDGAHANALTSLMIPFLTAGLHGGESKVLQAVGVWLPSGSSDYAIPDLAVVDADFDEHVVENNCYDPAAFRLVLEVTSGNYQNDLRNKVAAYANAKIPVYVILDRKHGRVHVLTEPLAGGYDTHQVYAPGHSLTLPDSIGAEVALDVTALVAAGRPRPKPKPEQEPEPSPSPSPSQEQEPSEG; the protein is encoded by the coding sequence ATGTGTGCAGCGGCAGTCGAGCACCCTTGCGACGGTGAGCCGGATCGGCCGGAGCGGCCGGAGCCCGAATCGCTGCTCGAGAGCGCCAACAGGCTCTCGGAGCAGCTCCCGGGTCACCGCGTCGAGATCATCGGAGACGTCATCACCGTGGCCCCGTCCCCGGACGGCGCGCACGCGAATGCGCTGACCTCGCTCATGATCCCTTTCCTCACAGCAGGCCTCCACGGCGGGGAATCCAAGGTTCTGCAGGCTGTCGGGGTATGGCTGCCCAGCGGCTCCTCGGACTACGCCATCCCGGACCTGGCCGTCGTCGACGCCGACTTCGACGAGCACGTGGTCGAGAACAACTGCTACGACCCCGCCGCCTTCCGCCTCGTCCTTGAGGTCACCTCCGGCAACTACCAGAACGACCTGCGGAACAAGGTCGCGGCCTACGCCAACGCCAAGATCCCCGTCTACGTCATCCTCGACCGCAAGCACGGCCGCGTCCACGTCCTCACGGAGCCCCTCGCCGGCGGGTACGACACCCACCAGGTGTACGCGCCCGGCCACAGCCTCACGCTCCCCGACTCGATCGGCGCCGAGGTCGCGCTCGACGTCACCGCCCTGGTGGCGGCGGGCCGCCCCCGCCCGAAGCCGAAGCCCGAGCAGGAACCGGAGCCGTCGCCGTCGCCGTCGCCGTCGCAGGAGCAGGAGCCGTCCGAGGGCTGA
- a CDS encoding cytochrome P450 family protein, translating into MTRIVLDPFVTDLDGESAALRAAGPLAEVELPGGVNCYAVTHHAEARQLLTDTRIVKDINVWGAWQRGEIPLDWPLIGLANPGRSMLTVDGSDHRRLRTLVAQALTVKRVERLRTGIEALTTASLDRLAALPKGEKIDLKAEFAYPLPMNVISELMGVDAADHPRLKELFEKFFSTQTPPEEVPQMMADLGALFTKIVDSKRAVPGDDLTSALIAASEDGDHLSNEEIVNTLQLIIAAGHETTISLIVNAVVALQTHPEQRKQVLGGEVPWDNVIEETLRWNTPTSHVLIRFATEDVPVGDKVLPKGEALIVSFGALGRDEQQYGPTAAEFDVTRSPNRHIAFGHGPHVCPGAALSRLEAGVALPALYERFPELDLAVPASELRNKPIVTQNDLFDLPVELG; encoded by the coding sequence ATGACCCGGATCGTCCTCGACCCCTTCGTCACCGACCTCGACGGCGAGAGCGCCGCGCTGCGCGCCGCGGGCCCGCTCGCCGAGGTGGAACTGCCGGGCGGGGTGAACTGCTACGCGGTCACCCACCACGCCGAGGCGCGGCAGCTGCTGACCGACACCCGGATCGTGAAGGACATCAACGTCTGGGGCGCCTGGCAGCGCGGCGAGATACCCCTGGACTGGCCGCTGATCGGCCTCGCCAACCCGGGCCGCTCCATGCTGACCGTCGACGGAAGCGACCACCGCCGGCTCCGCACGCTGGTGGCGCAGGCCCTGACGGTGAAGCGGGTGGAACGGCTGCGCACCGGCATCGAGGCGCTCACGACCGCGAGCCTGGACCGCCTCGCGGCCCTGCCCAAGGGCGAAAAGATCGACCTGAAGGCGGAGTTCGCCTACCCGCTGCCGATGAACGTCATCAGCGAACTGATGGGCGTCGACGCGGCCGACCACCCCCGCCTCAAGGAACTGTTCGAGAAGTTCTTCTCGACGCAGACGCCGCCGGAGGAGGTCCCGCAGATGATGGCGGACCTCGGCGCGCTCTTCACGAAGATCGTCGACAGCAAGCGGGCCGTGCCGGGCGACGACCTGACCAGCGCCCTGATCGCGGCCTCCGAGGACGGCGACCACCTCAGCAACGAGGAGATCGTCAACACCCTCCAGCTGATCATCGCGGCCGGCCACGAGACCACGATCAGCCTGATCGTGAACGCTGTCGTCGCCCTCCAGACCCACCCCGAGCAGCGCAAGCAGGTGCTCGGCGGCGAGGTGCCGTGGGACAACGTCATCGAGGAGACCCTGCGCTGGAACACCCCGACCTCACACGTCCTGATCCGCTTCGCGACCGAGGACGTACCGGTCGGCGACAAGGTCCTCCCCAAGGGCGAGGCCCTGATCGTCTCGTTCGGCGCGCTGGGCCGCGACGAGCAGCAGTACGGGCCGACCGCCGCCGAGTTCGACGTCACCCGCTCCCCCAACCGCCACATCGCCTTCGGTCACGGCCCGCACGTCTGCCCGGGTGCCGCACTGTCCCGGCTGGAGGCGGGGGTCGCACTCCCCGCGCTCTACGAGCGCTTCCCGGAGCTCGACCTCGCGGTCCCCGCATCCGAGCTGCGCAACAAGCCGATCGTCACCCAGAACGACCTGTTCGACCTCCCGGTCGAACTGGGCTGA
- the serC gene encoding phosphoserine transaminase — translation MADIQIPADIKPTDGRFGAGPSKVRTEALDALAATGTSLLGTSHRQAPVKNLVGAVRDGVRDLFSLPEGYEVILGNGGSTAFWDIATHGLIESKSQHLNFGEFSSKFAKAAKLAPWLADPTVIASDPGTHPDPKAEAGVDVYAFTHNETSTGVAAPVKRVAGADEGSLVLVDATSGAGGLPVDIAETDVYYFAPQKSFASDGGLWIGVFSPAALERAARVHASGRHIPEFFSLPTAIDNSLKNQTYNTPALATLFLLNEQLTWMNTQGGLEFTTGRTAASSGHLYGWAEDSKYATPFVTDAAKRSQVIGTIDFADEIDAAAVAKVLRANGIVDTEPYRKLGRNQLRVAMFPAIDPSDVQALTACIDYVIEKL, via the coding sequence GTGGCCGACATCCAGATTCCCGCTGACATCAAGCCCACCGACGGACGCTTCGGCGCCGGTCCTTCCAAGGTTCGGACGGAGGCGCTCGACGCGCTGGCCGCCACCGGAACCTCGCTCCTCGGTACATCCCACCGCCAGGCTCCGGTGAAGAACCTGGTCGGCGCGGTACGTGACGGAGTGCGCGACCTCTTCTCCCTCCCCGAGGGCTACGAGGTGATCCTGGGCAACGGCGGCTCCACCGCCTTCTGGGACATCGCGACGCACGGTCTGATCGAGTCGAAGTCCCAGCACCTCAACTTCGGTGAGTTCTCCTCGAAGTTCGCGAAGGCCGCCAAGCTCGCCCCGTGGCTGGCCGACCCGACCGTCATCGCCTCCGACCCGGGCACCCACCCGGACCCGAAGGCCGAGGCGGGCGTCGACGTCTACGCCTTCACCCACAACGAGACCTCGACCGGTGTCGCCGCGCCCGTCAAGCGCGTCGCGGGTGCCGACGAGGGCTCCCTGGTCCTGGTGGACGCCACCTCCGGCGCGGGCGGCCTGCCGGTCGACATCGCCGAGACGGACGTCTACTACTTCGCCCCGCAGAAGTCCTTCGCCTCCGACGGCGGCCTGTGGATCGGCGTCTTCTCCCCGGCGGCCCTGGAGCGCGCGGCCCGCGTCCACGCCTCCGGGCGTCACATCCCGGAGTTCTTCTCGCTGCCCACGGCGATCGACAACTCCCTGAAGAACCAGACGTACAACACCCCGGCCCTGGCCACGCTGTTCCTCCTGAACGAGCAGCTGACCTGGATGAACACCCAGGGCGGCCTGGAGTTCACCACCGGCCGCACGGCCGCCTCGTCGGGCCACCTGTACGGCTGGGCCGAGGACTCCAAGTACGCGACCCCGTTCGTCACCGACGCGGCCAAGCGCTCGCAGGTCATCGGCACCATCGACTTCGCGGACGAGATCGACGCCGCCGCCGTCGCCAAGGTGCTGCGTGCCAACGGCATCGTCGACACGGAGCCGTACCGCAAGCTGGGCCGCAACCAGCTGCGCGTGGCGATGTTCCCGGCGATCGACCCGTCGGACGTCCAGGCGCTGACGGCGTGCATCGACTACGTGATCGAGAAGCTGTAG
- a CDS encoding cytochrome P450, producing MTQPTEPPPGCPAHGRVPLSGPRFQTEPTQLYREMRRDHGAVAPIALDGDIPAWLVLGYRELHQVTSDPVLFSRDSDLWNQWVHIPDDWPLLPMIGRKQPSILYTVGPRHVERARMISDALDAVDPFALKRYAEEFADELIDRFCSRGGTDIIAEYAMLLPARVLARIYGFSDEVGDALVGSINDMIDGRERALAGQQHLATSMFQLLADKHAEPDDDVATRMLADPGGFTDEEIAQDLMVMMAAGHQPTADWMGNSLRLMLTDDRFAASLSGGRHSVAEAMNEVLWEDTPTQNIAGRWASRDTHLGGRHIQAGELLVLSFAAANADPQVRTDGSALTGGNNAFLSFGHGEHRCPFTAQETAEVIARTGIEVLLDRLPDIDLAVPAAQLTRRPSPWLRGLTDLPVAFTPTPATGPATGSAIGGQQ from the coding sequence GTGACCCAGCCCACCGAACCACCCCCGGGCTGCCCGGCGCACGGCCGCGTGCCCCTGTCCGGGCCACGGTTCCAGACCGAACCCACCCAGCTGTACCGGGAGATGCGCCGCGACCACGGCGCCGTGGCGCCCATCGCCCTGGACGGCGACATTCCGGCCTGGCTGGTGCTCGGCTACCGCGAGCTGCACCAGGTCACCAGTGACCCGGTGCTGTTCAGCCGCGACTCCGACCTGTGGAACCAGTGGGTGCACATCCCCGACGACTGGCCGCTGCTGCCGATGATCGGCCGCAAACAGCCGTCGATCCTCTACACGGTCGGCCCCCGGCACGTCGAGCGCGCCCGCATGATCAGCGACGCCCTGGACGCGGTCGACCCGTTCGCCCTCAAGCGTTACGCGGAGGAGTTCGCCGACGAGCTGATCGACCGGTTCTGCTCCAGGGGCGGGACCGACATCATCGCCGAGTACGCGATGCTGCTCCCGGCCCGCGTCCTGGCACGGATCTACGGCTTCAGCGACGAGGTCGGCGACGCGCTCGTCGGCTCGATCAACGACATGATCGACGGCCGGGAGCGCGCGCTCGCCGGCCAGCAGCACCTCGCCACCTCGATGTTCCAGCTGCTGGCCGACAAGCACGCCGAACCCGACGACGACGTCGCGACCCGGATGCTGGCCGACCCCGGCGGCTTCACGGACGAGGAGATCGCCCAGGACCTGATGGTCATGATGGCCGCGGGCCACCAGCCGACCGCCGACTGGATGGGCAACTCGCTGCGGCTGATGCTCACCGACGACCGCTTCGCCGCCTCGCTCTCGGGCGGCCGGCACAGCGTCGCCGAGGCCATGAACGAAGTGCTGTGGGAGGACACCCCGACGCAGAACATCGCGGGCCGCTGGGCCTCACGCGACACCCACCTCGGGGGCCGCCACATCCAGGCGGGCGAACTGCTCGTCCTGAGCTTCGCCGCCGCCAACGCCGACCCGCAGGTCCGCACCGACGGCTCCGCGCTGACCGGCGGCAACAACGCGTTCCTGTCCTTCGGCCACGGCGAGCACCGCTGCCCCTTCACGGCCCAGGAGACCGCCGAGGTCATCGCCCGTACCGGCATCGAGGTACTGCTCGACCGCCTCCCGGACATCGACCTCGCCGTCCCCGCCGCACAGCTCACCCGACGCCCGTCCCCCTGGCTGCGGGGACTGACGGACCTGCCCGTCGCCTTCACACCCACCCCTGCCACGGGACCCGCCACAGGATCTGCCATCGGAGGCCAGCAATGA
- a CDS encoding DUF742 domain-containing protein: MTPRPRPGRDDAPDRLYTLTGGRSHSDSAAFDLVTLVVSECEPAPGMQSEHVAILRMCERPTAVVEIAASLNLPVSIVRILLCDLLDTGRISARHPRTARVADRLPDPDILEQVLVGLRNL, translated from the coding sequence ATGACGCCGCGTCCCCGTCCCGGCCGGGACGACGCCCCGGACCGGCTGTACACCCTCACCGGGGGCCGCAGCCACTCCGATTCGGCCGCCTTCGACCTGGTGACGCTCGTCGTCTCGGAATGCGAACCGGCCCCCGGTATGCAGTCGGAGCACGTCGCGATCCTGCGGATGTGCGAACGGCCCACCGCGGTCGTCGAGATCGCCGCGAGCCTGAACCTGCCGGTCAGCATCGTGCGCATCCTGCTGTGCGACCTGCTCGACACCGGCAGGATCAGCGCCCGTCATCCTCGTACCGCACGCGTCGCGGACCGGCTCCCCGACCCCGACATCCTGGAACAGGTGCTCGTTGGACTCCGCAACCTCTGA
- a CDS encoding GTP-binding protein, with the protein MDSATSDRAALQATADNGLKIVVVGGFGVGKTTMVRSVSEIRPLNTEETMTRAGEAVDHLDGVQSKTSTTVAFDFGRITLDARSVLYLFGAPGQERFWFLWDRLFSGTLGAVVLVDTRRLADSWYAIDRLEHHGTPFIVACNDFGGPLHTEQQIREALDLSEDVPLVECDARDRSSSKYVLITLVEHLYALSKGTISSSAAARPESTPEKTPEHTT; encoded by the coding sequence TTGGACTCCGCAACCTCTGACCGTGCCGCCCTGCAGGCCACGGCCGACAACGGACTGAAAATAGTCGTCGTCGGTGGCTTCGGGGTAGGCAAGACCACCATGGTCCGATCCGTGAGCGAGATCCGTCCGCTCAACACGGAGGAGACGATGACCCGCGCGGGCGAGGCGGTCGACCACCTCGACGGCGTGCAGTCGAAGACGTCCACCACCGTCGCCTTCGACTTCGGCCGGATCACCCTCGACGCACGCTCGGTGCTGTACCTGTTCGGCGCACCCGGCCAGGAGCGCTTCTGGTTCCTTTGGGACCGGCTGTTCTCCGGGACGCTCGGTGCCGTCGTACTCGTCGACACCCGGCGCCTCGCCGACTCCTGGTACGCCATCGACCGGCTGGAGCACCACGGCACGCCGTTCATCGTGGCGTGCAACGACTTCGGCGGCCCGCTCCACACCGAGCAGCAGATCCGTGAGGCGCTCGACCTCTCCGAGGACGTACCGCTCGTGGAGTGCGACGCCCGGGACCGGTCCTCCAGCAAGTACGTACTGATCACCCTGGTGGAGCACCTCTACGCCCTCTCCAAGGGCACGATCAGCTCCTCCGCCGCCGCCCGTCCGGAATCCACGCCGGAGAAGACCCCGGAGCACACCACGTGA
- a CDS encoding roadblock/LC7 domain-containing protein produces MTATTDEKLNWLLEGLLERTPGARHALVLSRDGLKLCRTPELSVDQADQLAAISAGIQSLSHGASVEFGDGTGGVRSAMTEFYGGVLFIVEAGAGAHLAVVASEDADVGLVGHNMSELVEQLGEHLVAPPREPSETTGTTEKTAV; encoded by the coding sequence ATGACCGCGACCACGGACGAGAAGCTCAACTGGCTGCTGGAGGGGCTCCTTGAGCGCACCCCCGGCGCCCGCCACGCCCTCGTGCTGTCCAGGGACGGCCTGAAACTGTGCCGGACCCCCGAGCTCTCCGTCGACCAGGCTGACCAGCTGGCCGCGATCTCGGCCGGCATCCAGAGCCTGTCGCACGGCGCGTCCGTCGAGTTCGGCGACGGCACCGGCGGCGTACGGTCCGCGATGACCGAGTTCTACGGCGGCGTGCTGTTCATCGTGGAGGCGGGTGCGGGCGCCCATCTCGCCGTCGTCGCCTCCGAGGACGCCGATGTCGGCCTCGTCGGGCACAACATGAGCGAGCTCGTCGAGCAGCTCGGCGAACACCTCGTCGCCCCGCCGCGCGAACCCTCCGAGACCACCGGGACCACCGAGAAAACGGCCGTATGA